A stretch of the Nitrospirota bacterium genome encodes the following:
- a CDS encoding DEAD/DEAH box helicase — MILEQPEILNSLNDLPLNTIYNLNSKEVVVRGFEYVKGRRVELYEWNPDFSVLTAYVRGTRRYKVEIFAQDEQIKFSCTCPAWVPAFPCKHVICVLLTTKNLLSPDLTSIPLNNSWYKESLMESLSINGKNVLNKKAPVQKKMEDKYEVVIHIRYGVPALSLLKNGAKVFSPQSIPAELSACFYHSFSDYSPSYSVRDIAFYLARFGNTYPLVLETGQGSRPIRWEPELKVKSWTELDASEKKVSIKAKCLIDGEASENFFRFSGFLADLEKNRLVKMEKEEGGWRLFDRLYDLFYGSGEGPDGADPGGEEAFYASDFLNGERVNVFEAPNDYFKSAQILLGADFREELSSRLILKVNGEIFSLREGEPDCRLAIHLHQKNPEQAQLKTETRLGQSAGATLTSLFRLFPLLETGRKFHPPLSAQKRKKVLYDIFFRLLQADKKSKPEKMIGEGLLEGDFSRPETKRSAKQVLRYFYSVFKAEDERIWLNEGKWFVSRNDKSKEALLYQIPYELFGIEVFKGMTVHDELAVPLNRLHENLSALYLKLKEHGIELYYNHKRVRSSSWEFSFDLTRSSGIDWFEIKPEIRCGGDEVREDMWRDFLNRKGVVEKEDSVQVVDSNAQEIMKSILEISRTSGPGKEERKEIVRMPRLRLLDWIDLRKQGVTVKLSPEDERLIERLTHFEKIEKTPLPANLKVKLRPYQKEGYDWLVFLYQHRLGGCLADDMGLGKTLQAISLLGGIKEACVIPLHPVRNPHLVVVPTSLVFNWENEIARFYPDLKVHVYTGKERRVDFKDADLVITTYGFVRRDIELLKEIPFHVIVFDEAQAVKNIYADTTGAVRQLKGYFKLVMTGTPLENHLGEYYSLIDLSLPGLLGEYDQFKPLIKVETSPSLDRFLCRTRPFVLRRTKEKILKDLPPKIETNIYLELTKKQKELYQLTVARTKSIIDDAYRMKTGPQAQIIALTALLRLRQICVSPRLIDPKNMEPSPKIEFLTGQLKQVLEEGYSALVFSQFTSFLDILEEALRNEELGFSRLDGSTLAGKRKDLVNEFQAGEKPAVFLLSLKAGGQGLNLTRASYVFHLDPWWNPAVENQASDRAHRIGQTNKVTIMRILMRHTIEEKMMELKKKKLALYEAVMGDSLRTGKGFSISRSDFDFLLAD; from the coding sequence ATGATCCTCGAACAGCCTGAAATCCTTAACAGCCTGAATGACCTTCCTTTAAATACGATTTACAACCTTAATTCAAAAGAGGTGGTTGTCCGCGGTTTTGAATATGTGAAAGGGAGGAGGGTGGAACTTTATGAATGGAACCCTGATTTTTCCGTTTTAACGGCCTATGTCCGGGGAACCCGGCGTTACAAAGTCGAAATTTTTGCGCAAGATGAACAAATAAAATTCTCCTGTACCTGCCCGGCCTGGGTGCCCGCTTTTCCCTGTAAACATGTGATCTGCGTTCTTTTAACGACGAAAAACCTTCTTTCTCCCGATTTAACTTCTATTCCGCTCAACAACTCCTGGTATAAGGAATCTTTAATGGAAAGTCTTTCCATAAACGGCAAAAATGTCTTGAATAAGAAGGCGCCTGTTCAAAAGAAAATGGAAGACAAATACGAAGTGGTCATTCATATCCGGTACGGTGTTCCGGCGCTCTCCCTCCTGAAAAACGGCGCAAAGGTTTTTTCCCCTCAAAGCATTCCCGCGGAATTGAGCGCCTGTTTTTATCACTCTTTTTCCGATTATTCTCCCTCTTATTCGGTAAGGGATATCGCATTCTATTTAGCCCGCTTCGGTAATACCTATCCTCTGGTATTGGAAACCGGACAGGGGAGCCGACCCATCCGGTGGGAGCCGGAATTAAAAGTTAAATCCTGGACCGAACTGGACGCCTCGGAAAAAAAAGTCTCCATTAAAGCCAAATGCCTGATCGATGGCGAGGCCTCTGAAAATTTTTTCCGGTTTTCCGGGTTTTTAGCCGATCTTGAAAAAAACCGGCTGGTCAAAATGGAAAAAGAAGAAGGCGGGTGGCGTTTGTTTGACCGGCTCTACGATCTGTTTTATGGTTCCGGAGAGGGTCCTGACGGGGCAGATCCAGGAGGAGAAGAAGCGTTTTATGCTTCTGACTTTCTAAATGGAGAACGGGTCAATGTTTTTGAGGCGCCGAACGATTATTTTAAATCGGCGCAGATTCTTCTGGGAGCGGATTTTCGGGAGGAGCTGTCGAGCCGTCTGATTTTAAAGGTCAACGGAGAAATTTTTTCCCTTCGGGAAGGAGAGCCGGACTGCCGCCTTGCCATTCATCTTCATCAAAAAAATCCGGAGCAGGCGCAATTAAAAACCGAGACCCGGCTGGGTCAATCGGCAGGGGCTACCCTGACGTCTCTCTTCAGATTGTTCCCCTTGCTTGAAACCGGCAGGAAATTTCATCCGCCATTGAGCGCTCAGAAAAGGAAGAAGGTCCTTTATGATATTTTCTTCAGGCTCCTGCAAGCCGATAAAAAGTCAAAACCGGAAAAAATGATCGGAGAAGGGCTTCTGGAAGGAGATTTTAGCCGGCCTGAAACTAAAAGATCGGCAAAGCAGGTATTGCGGTATTTTTATTCTGTTTTTAAAGCGGAGGATGAACGGATCTGGTTGAATGAAGGAAAATGGTTTGTCAGCAGGAATGACAAATCAAAAGAGGCTCTTCTTTATCAGATCCCTTATGAGTTATTTGGAATAGAGGTTTTTAAAGGGATGACAGTCCATGATGAACTCGCTGTTCCCTTGAACAGACTTCATGAAAACCTCTCTGCTCTTTATTTGAAACTTAAAGAGCATGGAATAGAACTTTACTATAATCATAAACGGGTCAGGAGTTCGTCGTGGGAGTTTTCATTTGATCTGACCCGGTCATCCGGAATCGATTGGTTTGAGATTAAACCTGAAATCCGCTGCGGCGGAGACGAGGTCAGAGAAGACATGTGGCGCGATTTTCTGAACCGGAAGGGAGTCGTCGAGAAAGAAGATTCTGTCCAGGTGGTGGATTCGAACGCGCAGGAAATCATGAAATCGATTCTTGAGATTTCCCGGACCTCCGGTCCGGGGAAAGAAGAGAGGAAAGAGATCGTCAGAATGCCCCGGCTCCGGCTTCTCGATTGGATTGACCTGCGAAAACAGGGTGTAACGGTAAAACTCTCGCCGGAAGATGAGCGGCTGATCGAACGATTGACCCATTTTGAAAAAATTGAAAAAACACCCCTGCCGGCCAATCTCAAAGTAAAACTGCGCCCCTATCAAAAAGAGGGATATGATTGGCTCGTATTTCTCTATCAGCACAGGCTGGGAGGGTGTCTGGCCGATGATATGGGATTGGGCAAAACGCTTCAGGCCATCAGCCTGTTAGGCGGAATTAAGGAGGCTTGCGTTATTCCCCTTCATCCCGTCCGGAACCCCCATCTGGTTGTCGTCCCGACATCCCTTGTTTTTAATTGGGAAAATGAAATCGCCCGGTTTTATCCTGACTTGAAAGTCCACGTTTATACAGGCAAAGAGAGGAGAGTAGACTTTAAAGACGCTGATCTGGTCATCACAACGTATGGGTTTGTCCGGAGGGACATCGAACTCTTAAAAGAGATTCCGTTCCATGTCATTGTCTTTGACGAAGCTCAGGCCGTTAAAAATATCTACGCCGATACCACCGGAGCCGTACGGCAGTTGAAAGGGTACTTCAAACTCGTGATGACCGGGACACCGCTTGAAAATCATCTTGGAGAATACTACTCCCTGATTGACCTCTCTCTACCCGGTTTGCTGGGAGAATATGATCAGTTCAAGCCGTTGATTAAGGTTGAGACGTCTCCTTCCCTTGACAGGTTTCTCTGCAGGACCCGGCCGTTTGTGTTGAGGAGGACAAAAGAAAAAATATTAAAAGACCTTCCTCCGAAGATAGAGACGAATATCTATCTGGAGTTGACGAAGAAACAGAAAGAGCTCTATCAACTGACCGTTGCCCGCACAAAATCGATTATTGATGACGCTTACCGGATGAAAACCGGCCCCCAGGCGCAGATCATCGCTCTGACCGCCCTGTTACGGCTCAGGCAGATCTGCGTTTCCCCCCGGTTAATCGACCCGAAAAACATGGAGCCTTCCCCGAAGATTGAATTTTTAACCGGGCAGCTAAAACAGGTTTTGGAAGAGGGGTACAGCGCCCTTGTTTTTTCCCAGTTCACTTCATTTCTGGATATTCTGGAAGAGGCTTTGAGAAACGAAGAACTCGGGTTTTCCAGACTGGATGGTTCGACGCTTGCCGGCAAAAGAAAAGATCTCGTTAATGAGTTTCAGGCGGGTGAGAAGCCCGCTGTTTTCTTGCTCAGCTTGAAGGCGGGGGGCCAGGGGTTGAACCTGACCCGGGCTTCGTA